A genomic window from Streptococcus sanguinis includes:
- a CDS encoding PadR family transcriptional regulator has translation MSGLTEKLRRVYVPMTETGFYILFCLQKERHGYSITQKVKELTEGQLSISPGTMYGTLAKMEKDGLIVFVREEEKRKLYSITKLGKQILELEIQRIERLYRNSKEEV, from the coding sequence ATGAGTGGATTGACAGAAAAACTTAGGAGAGTCTATGTGCCAATGACGGAGACAGGTTTTTATATCCTCTTCTGTCTTCAGAAAGAGAGGCATGGCTACAGTATTACTCAAAAAGTCAAGGAGCTGACAGAAGGACAGCTATCTATCAGCCCGGGAACCATGTACGGAACCTTGGCAAAGATGGAAAAAGATGGTCTGATTGTCTTTGTTCGCGAGGAAGAAAAGAGAAAGCTCTATTCTATCACGAAGCTTGGGAAGCAGATTTTAGAGTTGGAAATCCAGCGGATTGAGCGCCTTTACCGCAATAGTAAGGAGGAAGTTTGA
- a CDS encoding D-alanyl-D-alanine carboxypeptidase family protein yields MKRAKHRKEKRKSKSKKIGLTFLVLIVLCLAAGGTAIYFRPSLLQDLFAKIQFSGSSSSSATKGSSSSESSQSDLPKVSSTDWNLILVNRDNQQEEKTPDLTQIGEIQVDSRIAENTRQFLAAAQAIAPEETLISGYRSRAEQEELYNEKVAGEVAKGLSNEEAVSIVLKQVQLPGASEHQTGLAIDMSVPEGQEDELAAKVAELAPQYGFVLRYPDGKSDVTGVDFENWHYRYVGVENAQYMQKHNLVLEEYIALLKAAGK; encoded by the coding sequence TTGAAGCGCGCTAAACATCGCAAAGAAAAGAGAAAATCGAAGTCTAAGAAGATTGGGTTAACGTTTTTGGTGTTAATCGTCTTGTGTCTGGCAGCTGGAGGGACGGCAATATATTTCCGTCCGTCCTTGTTACAAGATCTGTTTGCAAAGATTCAGTTTTCGGGTTCGTCTAGCAGTTCTGCTACGAAGGGCTCTTCTAGCTCAGAGAGTTCGCAGTCTGATTTGCCCAAGGTGTCTTCTACTGACTGGAATTTGATTTTGGTCAATCGTGACAACCAGCAAGAAGAAAAGACACCTGATCTAACTCAGATTGGAGAGATCCAGGTCGACAGCCGCATTGCTGAAAATACTCGGCAATTTCTAGCAGCAGCCCAGGCGATAGCTCCTGAAGAAACTCTCATCTCTGGCTATCGCAGCCGAGCTGAGCAGGAGGAACTCTATAACGAAAAAGTTGCTGGGGAAGTCGCCAAAGGCTTGTCAAATGAAGAAGCAGTCAGCATCGTGCTGAAGCAGGTGCAGCTTCCAGGAGCCAGCGAACATCAAACGGGCTTGGCTATTGATATGAGTGTCCCAGAAGGTCAGGAGGATGAACTGGCAGCCAAGGTTGCTGAGCTAGCTCCGCAATATGGCTTTGTCCTTCGCTATCCGGATGGCAAGAGTGATGTTACCGGAGTTGATTTTGAGAACTGGCATTACCGCTATGTTGGTGTGGAGAATGCCCAGTATATGCAGAAGCACAATTTGGTTCTGGAAGAATATATCGCCCTGCTTAAGGCAGCAGGAAAATAA
- a CDS encoding dicarboxylate/amino acid:cation symporter, translated as MKIVSLWSKVSLGLQLLIALILGVLVALIWPQFSTFYQFLGQAFISLINMVIIPLVFPVVVVAVAGVIGKKSFGKLLSKSLLYFFAVTTAITFIFVFASYYLGFGQGVNIGQAGASIDGIAKSIQLEEFLLSFIPSNIVKSLSEGALLPIIVFAIFLGFGLGSLKEEKTQKAVELLQIWIEAIYKIVGVIVNLSPIGIFGFIAKDVATTGVDKLIGLGQFVAGTYLAYAVLALLIFPLIAFAFRIPYLTSLQRIWSLLALAFVSGSSSVVLPPLLKDLKKQGHDEHVIDLVVPLGYTFNLEGAAVYFSVATVFIAHAYGIAFSVSGLFFTVLLLTLIGKTAATVPSGAIVVLLAAAPQLGLPVEGVALIFAVDFFVNAGRTALNVLGQVLAVSVIEKTEVNVVEESKSSKLAVRYS; from the coding sequence ATGAAAATCGTTTCTTTATGGTCAAAGGTTTCTCTGGGCTTGCAATTGTTGATTGCTTTGATTTTGGGTGTTCTTGTTGCCCTTATCTGGCCACAATTTTCGACATTTTATCAATTCTTAGGACAAGCCTTTATCAGTCTGATTAATATGGTGATTATTCCGCTGGTCTTTCCAGTTGTGGTCGTAGCTGTGGCTGGTGTGATTGGTAAGAAATCTTTCGGGAAGCTTTTGTCAAAGAGTCTGCTCTATTTCTTTGCGGTCACGACGGCGATTACTTTTATTTTTGTCTTTGCATCTTATTATCTGGGCTTTGGTCAGGGAGTCAATATCGGTCAGGCGGGAGCCAGCATTGACGGTATTGCCAAAAGTATTCAGCTGGAGGAGTTTTTGCTTAGCTTCATTCCCTCTAATATTGTCAAGTCGCTTTCAGAAGGAGCTCTGCTTCCTATTATTGTTTTTGCTATATTTTTAGGTTTTGGGCTTGGAAGCCTTAAGGAAGAAAAGACCCAGAAAGCTGTTGAGCTGCTGCAGATTTGGATTGAGGCTATTTATAAAATTGTCGGTGTGATTGTGAATCTGTCGCCAATTGGTATTTTTGGCTTTATTGCTAAGGATGTAGCCACGACAGGGGTTGACAAGTTGATTGGTTTGGGTCAATTTGTAGCAGGAACTTATCTAGCTTATGCGGTTTTGGCCTTGCTAATTTTTCCTTTGATTGCTTTTGCTTTCAGAATTCCTTATCTGACAAGCTTGCAACGGATTTGGAGTCTTCTGGCTTTGGCTTTTGTCTCTGGCAGTTCCAGTGTTGTACTGCCGCCACTGTTGAAAGATTTAAAGAAGCAGGGGCATGATGAGCATGTCATAGATTTGGTTGTGCCTTTGGGTTATACTTTTAATCTTGAAGGGGCTGCTGTCTATTTCTCTGTAGCAACTGTTTTTATTGCCCATGCTTATGGGATTGCTTTTTCTGTCTCAGGACTTTTCTTTACTGTTTTGCTTTTGACATTGATTGGTAAAACAGCTGCAACGGTGCCTTCTGGAGCGATTGTTGTCTTGCTGGCAGCTGCACCTCAGCTAGGCCTACCAGTCGAGGGTGTTGCCCTGATTTTTGCGGTTGATTTCTTTGTCAATGCTGGTCGCACTGCCCTCAATGTTCTAGGGCAGGTCTTGGCTGTTAGTGTAATTGAAAAGACGGAAGTCAATGTAGTAGAAGAATCGAAAAGCAGCAAGCTGGCTGTTCGGTATTCCTAA
- a CDS encoding ABC transporter ATP-binding protein gives MKKTIIEVQGLKKKFKEQEALAGIDFSIREGEIFGFLGPSGSGKTTTINILTGQLSADAGTAHVLSAPVEYLKAEVLEQIGIVSDGSGFYEKMSLYKNLKAYAMLFGVKMLEVDELLQKVGLYDSRNKVAEKLSTGMKQRMLLVRALINRPKLLFLDEPTSGLDPSTSRTIHELLLELKAQGTTIFLTTHDMQEATLLCDRLALLSKGKLVEVGSPHDIIQKYNTNKKVRLEYVDLTTKTVAFEELQGGLDLSDVISIHSCEPTLEDVFITLTGGTLNV, from the coding sequence ATGAAAAAGACCATTATTGAAGTGCAAGGCTTGAAAAAGAAGTTCAAGGAACAAGAAGCCTTAGCAGGAATCGATTTTTCTATCCGAGAGGGAGAGATTTTTGGCTTCCTAGGACCGTCTGGATCTGGTAAAACCACGACCATCAATATCTTGACTGGTCAGTTGTCTGCAGATGCTGGGACAGCTCATGTGCTATCTGCACCGGTTGAGTATTTAAAGGCAGAAGTCCTAGAGCAGATAGGGATTGTCAGCGATGGCAGTGGTTTTTATGAAAAGATGTCACTTTATAAAAATCTCAAGGCCTATGCCATGCTCTTTGGGGTTAAGATGCTAGAAGTCGATGAACTTCTTCAAAAAGTGGGGCTTTATGATAGCCGCAACAAGGTGGCTGAAAAACTATCTACGGGTATGAAGCAGCGTATGTTACTGGTGCGTGCCTTGATTAATCGACCTAAACTGCTCTTCTTGGATGAGCCGACCAGTGGTTTGGATCCGTCAACCTCTCGCACCATTCACGAATTGTTGCTGGAACTAAAAGCGCAGGGGACAACTATTTTTCTGACGACACATGATATGCAGGAAGCTACTCTTTTGTGTGATCGCCTAGCCTTGCTAAGTAAAGGGAAATTAGTCGAAGTGGGCAGTCCGCATGATATTATCCAAAAGTATAATACGAATAAGAAGGTTCGTTTAGAATATGTAGATTTGACGACGAAGACGGTGGCCTTTGAGGAACTGCAAGGAGGCTTGGATTTGTCCGATGTTATCAGTATTCATTCCTGCGAACCAACTTTGGAAGATGTTTTCATCACTTTGACAGGAGGTACCTTAAATGTCTAA
- a CDS encoding LPXTG cell wall anchor domain-containing protein yields the protein MKNYQEKVCKNWFMRKSGKRWVFGCALLAFGAFLLDNGGVVYADEGKANPAPAQVLQTDSLAVLEAESGQTAAPTRNADKTENLVAGETATTAATEADAQGAAVESANQKADKEDQVTANAKESKQEEDEQPVAKEVASEKLPAVETVDKQSGFNTNLAAAKGDKNGVWEVREQGLYSNARGKGDSFLYSQSQGKDFVYSTDVTFLSKEGAAALIFRSNNNPDDKSSYAVNIDGGSNNVKFWRWQGGRDYQFINEKHIEPTDDNKYRLKVVSIGSWVSYYVNDILVASSGDYTLQRDDKGQNTYLSEGYFGLLNWNSELLFQNTFYKEITPQSNPELEDIRVTSSVGKVEQKGQFTAPITIQYVKHDAETVDLTVVAKNPAAKVSVTDAAGRVYSDLKNIPLAVGANYLAVSSTVTDEDGQEVSLTYRLNVHRRQADEVYYNELYRGQYHYSVKDGWANDPNGLVYYKGVYHFFYQFYDDTKWGPMHWGHATSKDLIHWEEQPIAFYPDANGAMFSGSIVADTTNSSGLFDNDQGGLVALITADGNGQRIKLAYSKDEGRTWTKLDQIAADWTDDPLQSQDFRDPKVFRWEGKWFMVVAGGPLRIYSSDNLRNWKVESTYADLHTECPDLYPLLADDGSLKWVLSRGGRSYKVGDFRQVEGKWTFVPDAEFAQADQVMNFGKDSYAAMTYYVQDFGSKANPTLPDIIESNWMNTWEDYCNLVADTVGQKFNGTFNLNLKLGLIKQDGSYRLTQTPITAYQSLRQEDTVLYKDVEVSEKNELLKDFSGDQYEIVSTFRPSETTKKVGFNLRVGDGEVTRVIYDLEKETLSIDRSQSGILLSNKFAQVDSQSVKRNADGSIDLHLYVDRSSLEVFAKGYTVAGANQIFPAPNSLAASVFVEGGAAKADIALYPLKGIWKDKQAVTKPLELVQASPVTNNFYVGDTLNLKAYVMPASVSQAVSWSVDQPDLVSVTEDGNKLRVTALQRGVVKVTATSKENPSLSKVFTINISRNDFKTNVPDLKAVSGKWYVDGESLYNQNTSTNDYYMGGQKIPFPEYNLDVDLKYQKGLINIFYASENVDPRNAYSIQFGDNDKIRLYRFMGETIAESSMNGKHLNDGQFHHVKLVKTKNGVSVTVDGVEYLNHQFDTVEPYYNDAYVGLGLWDGDLEVRNFFVINLHAPAVNKASLQKVVDSTANLNPSLYTDETVQAYQAALARAQSLLADEKAEQADLDRAEQDLKTALDALALKPSHQVTPEEGIKDLVEEKPFLEIVMEEIAYQTREQENPELEQGQRRILVAGQKGQKRVFVEVLDGQRTVLGQEVLSLAVDELVEVGSKVVVESAKQPLTIAQPQVLNQGEEGKVIPTPRLQLAPDSALPKTGTQEDKFLPLAGLAFLGMGLLAGRKKQED from the coding sequence ATGAAAAATTATCAGGAAAAAGTGTGTAAAAATTGGTTTATGAGAAAAAGCGGCAAGCGTTGGGTGTTTGGGTGTGCCTTGCTGGCTTTTGGAGCTTTTTTGTTAGATAACGGCGGAGTGGTTTATGCGGATGAGGGTAAGGCTAATCCAGCTCCTGCTCAGGTCTTGCAGACGGATTCTTTAGCTGTCTTGGAGGCTGAGAGCGGGCAAACAGCCGCTCCTACAAGGAATGCCGATAAGACAGAAAATCTTGTAGCTGGAGAGACTGCTACAACTGCAGCGACGGAAGCAGATGCTCAGGGTGCAGCAGTAGAGTCAGCCAATCAAAAGGCTGATAAGGAAGATCAAGTCACAGCAAATGCTAAAGAGAGTAAACAGGAAGAAGACGAACAGCCAGTAGCGAAGGAAGTTGCTTCGGAAAAGCTCCCTGCCGTAGAGACTGTAGATAAACAGTCAGGCTTCAATACTAATTTGGCAGCAGCCAAGGGAGACAAAAATGGAGTTTGGGAAGTCCGGGAACAAGGTCTTTATAGTAATGCCAGAGGCAAAGGTGATAGTTTCCTTTACTCTCAAAGTCAGGGCAAGGATTTTGTTTACTCAACGGATGTAACTTTCCTCAGTAAGGAAGGGGCGGCAGCCCTCATTTTCCGCAGTAATAATAATCCGGATGACAAGAGCAGCTATGCAGTTAATATTGATGGTGGCAGCAACAATGTGAAGTTTTGGCGTTGGCAAGGCGGGCGTGACTATCAGTTTATCAATGAAAAGCATATAGAGCCAACGGATGATAATAAATATCGGCTCAAGGTCGTTTCAATTGGCTCTTGGGTATCCTACTATGTCAATGATATTCTAGTGGCCAGCTCAGGAGATTACACGCTTCAGAGAGATGATAAGGGGCAGAATACTTATCTGTCAGAAGGTTATTTTGGCTTACTTAACTGGAATAGTGAGCTGCTTTTTCAAAATACTTTTTATAAAGAAATCACTCCTCAGTCTAATCCCGAGTTGGAGGATATAAGGGTGACTTCTTCGGTTGGGAAAGTGGAGCAGAAAGGTCAGTTTACTGCCCCTATCACTATCCAGTATGTCAAGCATGATGCTGAGACTGTAGACTTGACTGTCGTAGCGAAAAATCCCGCTGCTAAGGTAAGCGTGACTGATGCTGCAGGTAGGGTTTATAGTGATTTGAAGAATATTCCGCTGGCAGTGGGGGCAAACTATCTGGCTGTGAGCAGCACTGTGACCGATGAGGATGGGCAGGAGGTCAGCCTGACTTACCGACTCAATGTCCATCGTCGGCAGGCAGATGAGGTATACTACAATGAGCTCTATCGCGGTCAGTATCATTATTCGGTCAAGGACGGTTGGGCCAATGATCCCAACGGGCTGGTTTATTATAAGGGAGTCTATCATTTCTTCTATCAGTTTTATGACGATACCAAGTGGGGGCCTATGCACTGGGGCCATGCAACCAGCAAGGATTTGATTCATTGGGAAGAACAGCCGATTGCCTTTTATCCGGATGCTAATGGGGCTATGTTCTCAGGCTCTATCGTAGCAGATACCACCAATTCCTCTGGTTTGTTTGACAATGACCAGGGCGGTTTAGTCGCGCTGATTACTGCCGACGGAAATGGTCAGCGCATCAAGTTAGCCTACAGTAAAGATGAGGGCCGGACTTGGACGAAGCTTGATCAAATTGCAGCTGACTGGACGGATGATCCACTGCAATCTCAGGATTTTCGTGACCCCAAGGTTTTCCGTTGGGAGGGCAAATGGTTTATGGTCGTCGCAGGCGGACCGCTTAGAATTTATTCGTCTGATAATCTGCGTAATTGGAAGGTGGAGTCAACTTATGCAGATCTCCACACGGAGTGTCCAGATCTCTATCCTCTACTGGCAGACGATGGTAGCCTTAAGTGGGTCCTGTCCCGTGGCGGGCGCTCCTATAAGGTCGGTGATTTTAGACAGGTGGAGGGCAAGTGGACTTTCGTCCCAGATGCTGAGTTTGCTCAGGCTGATCAGGTCATGAACTTTGGTAAAGACTCTTATGCGGCCATGACTTACTACGTTCAGGACTTCGGCAGCAAGGCTAATCCAACCCTACCTGACATTATCGAGTCTAACTGGATGAATACCTGGGAGGACTACTGTAATCTGGTAGCCGATACCGTTGGTCAGAAGTTCAACGGAACCTTCAATCTTAACCTCAAACTAGGCCTTATCAAGCAAGACGGCAGCTATCGGCTGACTCAGACGCCAATTACAGCTTATCAATCTCTGCGTCAGGAAGACACTGTGTTGTATAAAGACGTGGAAGTTAGTGAGAAGAATGAGCTGTTGAAAGATTTTTCCGGTGATCAGTATGAAATTGTCTCTACTTTCCGGCCGAGTGAAACGACTAAGAAAGTCGGTTTTAACCTACGGGTTGGAGATGGAGAAGTGACTAGAGTTATCTATGATTTAGAAAAGGAAACTCTCTCTATTGACCGCAGCCAGTCTGGTATTCTTCTCAGTAATAAATTTGCTCAGGTGGATAGTCAGTCCGTCAAGCGCAATGCTGATGGCAGCATAGATCTGCATCTCTACGTAGATCGTTCCAGCCTAGAAGTCTTTGCCAAAGGATATACTGTGGCGGGTGCCAATCAGATTTTCCCTGCGCCAAATAGCCTTGCGGCTAGTGTGTTTGTAGAAGGTGGTGCTGCTAAGGCTGACATTGCTCTTTATCCGCTGAAGGGAATTTGGAAAGACAAACAGGCAGTGACCAAACCACTGGAACTAGTGCAGGCTTCTCCTGTAACAAATAATTTTTATGTCGGCGATACTTTGAATTTGAAAGCATATGTCATGCCAGCAAGTGTCTCTCAAGCGGTCAGCTGGAGTGTTGATCAGCCAGACCTGGTCTCTGTCACGGAAGATGGCAATAAGCTGCGAGTGACTGCTCTGCAAAGGGGTGTGGTCAAGGTAACGGCAACCTCTAAGGAAAATCCAAGCCTTTCCAAGGTCTTCACCATCAATATCAGCCGTAATGACTTTAAGACCAATGTTCCAGATTTAAAAGCTGTTTCCGGTAAGTGGTATGTCGACGGTGAAAGTCTCTATAATCAGAATACCAGCACCAATGATTATTATATGGGTGGTCAGAAGATTCCTTTCCCTGAGTATAACTTGGATGTGGATCTCAAGTATCAAAAAGGCTTGATTAATATTTTCTATGCGTCTGAAAATGTTGATCCTCGCAATGCTTATTCTATTCAATTTGGCGATAATGATAAGATTCGACTCTACCGCTTTATGGGAGAGACGATTGCAGAAAGTAGCATGAATGGCAAGCATCTTAATGACGGCCAGTTCCACCATGTTAAGCTAGTGAAAACTAAAAATGGTGTCAGTGTAACTGTGGACGGTGTAGAATACCTGAACCACCAATTTGATACGGTTGAGCCTTATTATAATGATGCCTACGTCGGTCTGGGACTCTGGGATGGGGACTTGGAAGTTCGTAATTTCTTTGTGATCAATCTTCATGCGCCAGCAGTTAATAAGGCTTCTCTGCAGAAAGTGGTAGACAGTACGGCTAATCTAAATCCGAGCCTCTACACAGATGAGACAGTTCAGGCTTACCAGGCAGCCTTGGCTCGAGCCCAGTCTCTCTTGGCAGATGAAAAAGCGGAGCAGGCAGATTTAGATAGAGCAGAGCAGGATCTGAAGACAGCTCTTGATGCTCTGGCTCTGAAACCAAGTCATCAGGTCACTCCGGAAGAAGGGATAAAGGACCTAGTGGAAGAAAAGCCATTCTTAGAAATCGTAATGGAAGAAATTGCATATCAGACTCGAGAACAGGAAAATCCAGAACTGGAACAAGGGCAGCGGCGGATACTTGTAGCTGGCCAAAAGGGTCAAAAGCGAGTCTTTGTAGAAGTCTTGGACGGTCAGCGAACCGTCCTCGGTCAGGAAGTGCTCTCTCTAGCAGTTGACGAACTAGTAGAAGTTGGCAGCAAGGTGGTGGTTGAAAGTGCTAAACAGCCTTTGACAATAGCCCAGCCTCAAGTTCTCAATCAAGGTGAGGAAGGAAAAGTTATTCCGACGCCAAGATTGCAGCTAGCTCCCGACTCAGCTCTGCCTAAGACTGGCACTCAAGAAGACAAGTTTCTGCCTCTGGCTGGTTTAGCTTTTCTGGGAATGGGTCTTCTAGCTGGAAGGAAGAAGCAAGAAGACTAA
- a CDS encoding PFL family protein: MDIRQVTETIAMIEEQNFDIRTITMGISLLDCIDTDIDRAAEKIYQKITTKAKDLVAVGDEIAAELGIPIVNKRVSVTPISLIGAATDSADYVPLAMALDKAAKEIGVDFIGGFSALVQKGYQKGDEILINSIPRALAETDKVCSSVNIGSTKTGINMTAVADMGRIIKETAQLSDMGAAKLVVFANAVEDNPFMAGAFHGVGEADVVINVGVSGPGVVKRALEKVRGESFDVVAETVKKTAFKITRIGQLVGQMASERLGVKFGIVDLSLAPTPAVGDSVARVLEEMGLETVGTHGTTAALALLNDQVKKGGVMACNQVGGLSGAFIPVSEDEGMIAAVQNGSLNLEKLEAMTAICSVGLDMIAIPEATPAETIAAMIADEAVIGVINQKTTAVRIIPKGKEGDMIEFGGLLGTAPVMKVNQASSAAFIARGGQIPAPIHSFKN, encoded by the coding sequence ATGGATATTAGACAAGTAACAGAAACCATTGCCATGATTGAGGAGCAGAATTTTGATATTCGAACCATCACCATGGGCATTTCACTCTTGGACTGTATTGACACAGATATTGATCGGGCGGCGGAGAAGATTTACCAAAAAATCACGACCAAAGCGAAAGACCTGGTGGCAGTTGGGGATGAAATTGCTGCAGAGCTTGGGATTCCCATCGTCAACAAGCGGGTCTCAGTGACTCCGATTTCCCTGATTGGGGCAGCGACAGACAGCGCTGACTACGTGCCTCTGGCTATGGCTTTAGACAAGGCAGCTAAGGAAATCGGTGTTGACTTTATCGGTGGTTTCTCTGCCTTGGTCCAAAAGGGCTATCAAAAAGGGGATGAAATTCTTATTAATTCTATTCCACGCGCTTTGGCTGAGACAGACAAGGTCTGCTCCTCTGTCAATATCGGCTCGACCAAGACTGGCATCAATATGACGGCAGTTGCGGATATGGGGCGCATTATCAAGGAAACAGCCCAGCTTTCTGACATGGGTGCGGCCAAGCTGGTCGTCTTTGCCAATGCGGTGGAGGATAATCCTTTCATGGCAGGCGCCTTCCATGGTGTCGGTGAAGCAGATGTGGTCATCAATGTCGGTGTTTCTGGGCCGGGTGTTGTCAAGCGAGCCTTGGAAAAGGTCCGTGGTGAGAGCTTTGACGTGGTCGCTGAAACGGTCAAGAAAACGGCCTTCAAAATCACCCGTATCGGTCAGTTGGTCGGTCAGATGGCTAGCGAGCGTCTGGGCGTCAAGTTCGGGATTGTTGACTTGAGTCTGGCTCCAACACCGGCAGTCGGAGACTCAGTGGCCCGTGTCTTGGAAGAAATGGGCTTGGAAACAGTCGGCACTCATGGCACGACAGCGGCACTCGCCCTGCTAAATGACCAAGTCAAAAAAGGCGGTGTCATGGCCTGCAATCAGGTTGGCGGACTGTCTGGTGCTTTCATTCCTGTGTCAGAAGACGAGGGTATGATTGCGGCAGTACAGAATGGCTCGCTCAATCTAGAAAAGTTGGAAGCTATGACAGCTATTTGCTCGGTAGGTTTGGATATGATTGCCATTCCAGAAGCGACACCTGCTGAAACCATCGCGGCCATGATTGCGGATGAGGCGGTGATTGGTGTTATCAATCAAAAGACGACAGCTGTGCGGATTATTCCAAAGGGCAAGGAAGGCGATATGATTGAATTTGGCGGGCTCTTGGGAACAGCTCCGGTCATGAAGGTCAATCAGGCTTCGTCAGCAGCCTTTATCGCGCGGGGTGGTCAGATTCCAGCGCCTATTCACAGCTTTAAAAATTAA
- a CDS encoding ACT domain-containing protein has translation MKAIITVVGKDKTGIVAGVSTKIAELGLNIDDISQTVLEEYFTMMALVSSDEKQDFTALRNEFEAFGQELNVKINIQSAAIFDAMYNI, from the coding sequence ATGAAAGCAATTATTACCGTTGTCGGAAAAGATAAAACAGGGATTGTAGCCGGAGTTTCCACTAAGATTGCGGAGTTGGGGCTGAATATTGACGATATTTCCCAAACTGTTTTGGAGGAATATTTCACCATGATGGCCTTGGTGTCAAGCGATGAAAAGCAAGATTTTACGGCTCTTCGCAATGAGTTTGAAGCTTTCGGTCAAGAGCTCAACGTCAAAATCAACATTCAAAGCGCAGCCATTTTTGATGCCATGTACAATATCTAA
- a CDS encoding histidine phosphatase family protein has product MSKTRLYVIRHGKTMFNTIGRAQGWSDTPLTAEGESGIRELGIGLRESGLPFIKAFSSDSGRTIQTMGIILEELGLTGQIPYRYDKRIREWCFGSFDGAYGGELFHGVIPRVLKTDNYKELSWPDLANGLVEVDTAGWAEPWDKLSGRILEGFEAIAREVESSGGGNALVVSHSMTIGTLAYLVDENITKNPNVDNGSVTVLEYENGRFSIQALGDVSYRQVGAAILDRENQE; this is encoded by the coding sequence ATGTCAAAAACAAGACTCTATGTTATCCGTCATGGCAAGACCATGTTCAATACTATCGGCCGGGCACAGGGCTGGTCTGATACGCCGCTGACTGCCGAAGGCGAGAGCGGTATTCGTGAGCTGGGTATCGGATTGCGAGAGTCTGGCTTGCCTTTTATCAAGGCTTTTTCCAGTGATAGCGGCAGGACCATTCAGACCATGGGGATTATCCTAGAGGAGCTGGGTCTGACTGGCCAGATTCCCTATCGCTATGACAAGCGCATCCGGGAGTGGTGTTTCGGAAGTTTTGATGGTGCCTATGGGGGTGAGCTCTTTCATGGCGTTATCCCACGAGTTCTTAAGACGGATAATTACAAAGAGCTCAGTTGGCCGGATTTGGCGAATGGTCTGGTAGAAGTGGATACGGCTGGCTGGGCTGAGCCTTGGGACAAGCTTAGCGGTCGGATTTTAGAAGGCTTTGAAGCCATTGCTAGAGAGGTAGAATCCTCTGGCGGCGGCAATGCTCTGGTCGTCAGCCACAGCATGACCATTGGTACCTTGGCCTATCTGGTTGATGAGAATATCACGAAAAATCCTAATGTCGACAATGGCAGTGTCACAGTGTTGGAGTATGAAAATGGTCGCTTCAGCATTCAGGCTCTGGGCGATGTGTCTTACCGTCAGGTTGGTGCAGCTATATTGGACCGAGAAAATCAAGAATGA
- a CDS encoding histidine phosphatase family protein, translating to MAKTRLYLVRHGKTMFNTIGRAQGWSDTPLTEVGERGIHELGIGLREAGLDFKLARSSDSGRTIQTMGIILEELGLTGQIPYTFDKRIREWCFGSFDGGYDGELFMGVMPRVFNIEHVHQLSYIELAEGLVEVDTAGWAENWEKLSGRIWEGFSAIAEELEAAGGGNALVVSHGMTIGTFVYLINRTQPHGLDNGSVTVVDYEDGKFTVTCIGDMSYRETGAKVMEEEVEAR from the coding sequence ATGGCAAAAACAAGATTATACTTGGTTCGTCATGGCAAAACCATGTTTAATACTATCGGCCGGGCTCAAGGCTGGTCTGATACCCCTTTGACTGAAGTTGGGGAACGTGGCATTCATGAGTTGGGCATTGGCTTGAGAGAAGCTGGACTTGATTTCAAATTGGCTCGTTCCAGCGACAGTGGCCGGACTATTCAGACCATGGGCATCATTCTAGAGGAACTGGGCCTGACTGGTCAGATTCCTTATACCTTTGACAAGCGGATTCGCGAATGGTGCTTTGGCAGTTTTGACGGTGGTTATGATGGAGAGCTCTTTATGGGTGTGATGCCTCGGGTTTTCAATATTGAGCATGTCCATCAGCTCAGCTATATTGAGCTAGCAGAAGGTCTTGTAGAAGTCGATACAGCTGGCTGGGCGGAAAACTGGGAAAAGCTCAGCGGCCGAATTTGGGAAGGTTTTTCAGCCATAGCTGAGGAGCTAGAAGCTGCTGGAGGCGGCAATGCTCTTGTAGTCAGCCACGGCATGACTATCGGAACCTTTGTCTATCTAATCAACCGAACTCAGCCTCATGGTTTGGACAATGGCAGTGTGACGGTTGTAGATTATGAAGACGGTAAATTCACAGTAACTTGCATCGGAGACATGTCTTATCGTGAGACCGGTGCCAAAGTAATGGAGGAAGAAGTTGAAGCGCGCTAA
- a CDS encoding transposase, with protein sequence MAKKGSQFTTYHPDFKLQVVEDYLSGKSGGLTLIARKYGLKSKTQVENWVKKYRKNPDLLKQDLRGKSSTSRPKSVKLEDMTLEEQNKYLRMENDILKTLRALLKK encoded by the coding sequence ATGGCAAAAAAAGGAAGTCAATTCACTACATACCATCCAGATTTTAAACTCCAAGTAGTAGAAGATTACTTAAGTGGAAAAAGTGGAGGACTGACATTAATTGCACGAAAATATGGCTTAAAATCCAAAACTCAGGTAGAGAACTGGGTTAAAAAGTATCGCAAAAATCCCGATCTTCTGAAACAAGATTTACGAGGGAAATCATCTACCAGTCGTCCAAAGTCTGTCAAACTAGAAGATATGACATTAGAGGAACAAAATAAATATCTTAGGATGGAAAATGATATTTTAAAAACTTTAAGGGCACTCCTCAAGAAGTGA